Proteins co-encoded in one Phalacrocorax carbo chromosome 5, bPhaCar2.1, whole genome shotgun sequence genomic window:
- the TNFAIP6 gene encoding tumor necrosis factor-inducible gene 6 protein: MIALIFFSALLWNKAEAWGFKDGVLHNSIWLERAAGVYHRESRSGKYQLTYAEAKAVCEYEGGHLATYQQLEAARKIGFHVCAAGWMAKGRVGYPIVKAGANCGFGRTGIVDYGIRLNRSERWDAYCYNPNGKECGGVFTDSKHVFKSPGYPNEYENDQICYWHIRVKYGQRIHLQFLEFDVEDDIACMADFLEVYDSYDDINGFVGRFCGDELPDDIISTGNVMTLKFLTDASVTAGGFQIRYVTMDMPSKPSDGKNTTSQAKPNFLSGKFGIM; the protein is encoded by the exons ATGATTGcactaattttcttttctgccctGCTGTGGAACAAGGCTGAAGCGTGGGGATTCAAGGACGGAGTGCTGCACAACTCTATTTGGCTAG AACGAGCAGCTGGAGTGTATCACAGGGAGTCGCGCTCTGGGAAGTACCAGCTCACCTATGCGGAAGCAAAAGCAGTCTGTGAATACGAGGGAGGACATCTAGCCACGTATCAGCAGCTGGAGGCGGCAAGAAAAATAG GTTTCCACGTGTGTGCTGCTGGCTGGATGGCAAAGGGCAGAGTTGGTTATCCCATAGTAAAAGCTGGGGCCAACTGTGGCTTTGGAAGAACCGGTATTGTTGACTACGGGATTCGCCTCAACAGAAGCGAGAGATGGGATGCCTACTGCTACAACCCTAATG gAAAAGAATGTGGTGGAGTCTTCACAGATTCGAAACACGTTTTTAAGTCACCAGGCTACCCAAATGAGTATGAAAATGATCAAATTTGCTACTGGCATATTAGAGTAAAGTATGGACAACGTATTCACCTACAGTTTCTAGAGTTTGATGTTGAAGACGACATTGCTTGTATGGCTGATTTCTTGGAAGTCTACGACAGCTATGATGATATCAATGGCTTTGTGGGCAG GTTTTGTGGAGATGAGTTGCCGGACGATATCATTAGCACAG GCAATGTTATGACCTTGAAGTTTTTGACAGATGCCTCAGTGACTGCCGGTGGTTTTCAGATTAGATATGTTACTATGGACATGCCTTCAAAGCCGAGTGACGGGAAGAATACAACATCCCAAGCTAAACCAAACTTCTTATCTGGAAAATTTGGTATTATGTGA